In Hydra vulgaris chromosome 06, alternate assembly HydraT2T_AEP, a genomic segment contains:
- the LOC136081621 gene encoding uncharacterized protein LOC136081621 translates to MTGSIDLGVSKFLERREDRLSIDFWRSSTEDQKSSAFDVSEIVESADEEDQKDTEFTPLPLKKRKVPLTNSLEISSKKLSEVTASVADRCCLSVHQQLLFQSTIICKSGGKLNEISMSVLTVHRQRQNARKNIVLSIKADWEINKPKKAILHWDSKLFHLDIAHNEERVAVLISGSLNGPKLIGVPLIKDSTGKTQCDEVVKLAQDWNILENIVGICFDTTASNTGNKKGAATLIEIELKRPLLWLACRHHHNELHIKHAFTALRGGSKSPDEPIFQRFQAEFSRIDIDYSNLNFFKWPTDIKSEIFNQASLVLKWAYQCLEEKIFPREDYLELIELTIIYLGGKLSMERIFKIHKPGAIHNARFMSHSIYILKMELLSNKFIMSNNEQIMIHRMAKFISLFYSMQFLRSRISVFAPVDDFKFFFLQ, encoded by the exons ATGACAGGTAGCATCGATCTAggtgtttcaaaatttttagaacGTCGAGAAGATAGACTAAGCATAGATTTTTGGAGAAGTTCAACCGAAGATCAAAAATCGAGTGCCTTTGATGTCAGTGAAATAGTTGAAAGTGCTGACGAAGAAGATCAAAAAGATACAGAGTTTACTCCTTTACCACTAAAGAAAAGAAAGGTGCCTTTAACAAATTCACTAGAGATATCATCAAAGAAGCTCTCAGAAGTAACGGCATCTGTGGCTGATCGATGTTGTTTATCAGTTCACCAACAACTTCTATTTCAATCCACTATCATCTGCAAAAGCGGAGGCAAACTTAATGAAATTTCTATGTCAGTATTAACTGTGCATCGTCAAAGACAAAATGCGCGAAAGAATATTGTTCTGTCaattaaagctgactgggagaTAAACAAACCTAAAAAGGCCATTTTGCACTGGGATTCGAAGCTTTTTCATTTAGACATAGCTCATAATGAAGAACGTGTAGCAGTTCTTATTAGCGGATCTCTTAACGg GCCGAAACTTATTGGTGTACCTTTGATTAAAGATTCGACAGGTAAAACTCAATGTGACGAGGTCGTGAAACTTGCGCAAGATTGGAACATTTTGGAAAACATTGTTGGTATATGCTTTGATACAACAGCAAGCAACACAGGTAATAAAAAAGGAGCAGCAACTTTAATTGAAATTGAGTTAAAGAGACCTCTTCTATGGCTCGCATGTCGCCATCATCATAATGAGCTACACATTAAGCATGCATTTACCGCATTAAGAGGAGGTAGCAAAAGTCCAGATGAACCTATTTTTCAACGTTTCCAAGCCGAATTTTCTAGAATTGATATTGATTACTCaaacctgaatttttttaaatggcctACTGATATTAAAtcagaaatatttaatcaaGCAAGTTTAGTTCTGAAATGGGCTTACCAATGCCTCGAAGAGAAAATATTTCCGCGAGAAGATTATCTTGAGTTAATTGAATTAACTATTATCTACCTTGGGGGGAAACTATCAATGGAAAGAATATTCAAAATTCACAAACCAGGTGCAATTCACAATGCCAGATTTATGTCACAttccatatatattttaaaaatggaactcttatctaataaatttattatgtccAATAATGAGCAAATTATGATCCACCGCATGGCTAAGtttattagtcttttttattcGATGCAATTTCTCCGCTCGAGGATTTCCGTATTTGCTCCAGTTgatgacttcaaatttttttttttgcaatga